One window of the Desulfobaccales bacterium genome contains the following:
- a CDS encoding M48 family metalloprotease has product MPGAAKGQASPLLGVVLSLSLALLTGCAEVTRPTPSAQEVEAVQLTAVQRHPHKSWSLERVSRVFLRELAVLPQIHGRTYPFLGFDWWVTETGKVVIDNVWQPSPAHDARLKQGDVLVAVNNWPIHPWVREWDEKTRLARDLFKDAFWVSSRPRYGRKPQEQLTVFQLPGEVLVALMLDIKYIRMESRERYLTGPVELLVEREGERFGVTLYPQHLPADYAILVDTQDNRINAYAAPGRVILTRRLVSFCLNDDELAVVVGHELAHQAHGHLTRGAGHRRVGGLAGQVWQLAGAFATQSLQGLLNFRRAVWREERLPGVVDDAVVSAFSREDEREADTYGLWYAYLAGYNLQRGLAVWERLGAVVQDPFERTYFLDHHPAPLERLARLQKVASYFAAGRAAEVFLQSPDLNRRPGPL; this is encoded by the coding sequence ATGCCCGGGGCTGCGAAGGGCCAGGCCAGCCCACTGCTTGGCGTGGTTCTGAGCCTCAGCCTGGCATTGCTCACCGGCTGCGCCGAGGTCACCCGGCCCACCCCCTCGGCCCAGGAAGTGGAGGCGGTGCAACTGACCGCGGTGCAACGCCACCCGCACAAATCCTGGAGCCTGGAGCGGGTCTCCCGGGTATTCTTAAGGGAGCTGGCGGTGCTGCCTCAGATCCATGGCCGCACTTACCCCTTCTTGGGTTTTGACTGGTGGGTCACCGAGACCGGCAAGGTGGTGATTGACAATGTCTGGCAGCCTTCGCCGGCCCATGACGCTCGGCTTAAGCAGGGGGATGTGCTGGTGGCGGTGAACAATTGGCCCATTCACCCCTGGGTCCGGGAGTGGGATGAGAAGACCCGCCTGGCCCGGGACCTGTTCAAGGACGCCTTCTGGGTGAGCTCCCGGCCCCGTTATGGCCGCAAGCCCCAGGAACAATTGACGGTGTTTCAGCTCCCGGGCGAGGTCCTGGTGGCCCTGATGCTGGATATCAAATACATCCGCATGGAGAGCCGGGAGCGCTACCTCACCGGGCCGGTGGAGCTCCTGGTGGAGCGGGAGGGCGAGCGCTTTGGGGTCACCCTCTACCCCCAGCACCTGCCGGCGGATTACGCCATTCTGGTGGATACCCAGGATAACCGCATCAATGCCTATGCGGCTCCGGGCCGAGTCATCCTCACCCGGCGGCTGGTGTCCTTCTGCCTCAATGACGACGAGCTGGCAGTGGTGGTGGGCCATGAGCTGGCGCACCAGGCCCACGGCCACCTGACCCGGGGGGCGGGGCATCGCCGGGTGGGGGGGTTGGCCGGTCAGGTCTGGCAGTTGGCCGGGGCTTTCGCCACCCAATCCTTGCAGGGACTCCTGAACTTCCGCCGGGCGGTGTGGCGGGAGGAGCGCCTGCCCGGGGTGGTGGACGACGCCGTGGTGAGCGCCTTCTCCCGGGAGGACGAACGGGAGGCCGACACGTACGGGCTCTGGTACGCCTACCTGGCGGGCTACAACCTCCAGCGGGGCCTGGCCGTCTGGGAGAGGCTGGGGGCGGTGGTGCAGGACCCCTTTGAGCGCACCTATTTTTTGGACCATCACCCGGCACCTCTGGAGCGCCTGGCCCGTCTTCAGAAGGTGGCGTCGTATTTCGCCGCCGGCCGGGCAGCGGAGGTCTTTTTGCAGTCCCCGGACCTGAACCGGCGTCCGGGCCCCTTGTAA
- a CDS encoding cellulose synthase catalytic subunit, with the protein MAHAVRVWWADRRGRLPYRRFRDLEDRPRRLAAQDASLLTVALGLVYLGWLAWVVWRSRGLPDLAFLAAEALAFLLLACLAFDIWHLRFHRPEGLPLASPPPVDVLVTCCGEPLPVIHTTLQAIRRIAYEPLTVYVLDDGASPQVEALALSLGFRYHSRVGAGLPRRDAKSGNLNFGLGLSRGEFILVLDADQVPQPDIVTRLVGFFQIPKVAYVQSRQSFYLPEGDPFYNRDEIFYEVIQCANDRVNAVISCGSGVMYRRAALAELGGFATWNLIEDFTTSYELVSRGWKGIYYPYALTRGLAPQDLAGVYRQRFQWCLDTMRLFFWDNPLLKPGLTLSQRLHFLVVMVSYLVSGLVFPVFYVIPLLAYWQGYTIFEGREWHYLALRGAYLGATLLMFRYLFYHKQAAKQFRMLCGLFPVYAAAIGAALFYPPGRKPAYRLNNHAPFAEVRPWWCLLPQMLVVGLHLTLPLLSLHFGWAPVNLVVFNSLFSAFVIWTLGDLILVGLKRPQFAPTMDPRQVYGI; encoded by the coding sequence TTGGCGCATGCGGTCCGGGTCTGGTGGGCCGATCGTCGCGGGCGCCTGCCCTATCGTCGCTTTCGGGACCTGGAGGACCGGCCCCGGCGGCTGGCGGCCCAAGACGCCTCTTTGCTGACGGTGGCGCTGGGCCTCGTTTACCTGGGCTGGCTGGCTTGGGTGGTCTGGCGCAGCCGGGGTCTTCCGGACCTCGCCTTTCTGGCGGCGGAGGCCCTGGCCTTTCTCCTCCTCGCCTGCCTGGCCTTTGACATCTGGCACCTTCGGTTTCACCGCCCTGAGGGCCTCCCCCTGGCCAGCCCCCCGCCGGTGGATGTCTTGGTCACCTGCTGCGGCGAACCCCTGCCCGTGATTCACACCACCCTGCAGGCTATTCGCCGGATTGCCTACGAACCCCTCACCGTTTACGTGCTGGACGACGGCGCCTCTCCCCAGGTGGAGGCCCTGGCCCTGTCCCTGGGCTTTCGCTACCATTCCCGGGTGGGGGCCGGCCTGCCCCGTCGGGATGCCAAAAGCGGCAACCTCAACTTCGGCCTCGGGCTGAGCCGCGGGGAGTTCATCCTGGTGTTGGACGCCGACCAGGTGCCCCAGCCGGACATCGTCACCCGGCTGGTGGGCTTCTTCCAGATCCCCAAGGTAGCCTACGTCCAGTCCCGCCAGTCCTTTTACCTGCCCGAAGGGGACCCTTTCTACAATCGGGATGAAATCTTTTATGAAGTTATCCAGTGCGCCAACGACCGGGTCAATGCGGTCATCTCCTGCGGCTCCGGGGTGATGTACCGCCGGGCGGCGCTGGCGGAGCTGGGCGGCTTTGCCACCTGGAATCTCATCGAGGACTTCACCACCTCGTATGAGCTGGTGAGCCGGGGCTGGAAGGGGATTTATTACCCCTATGCCCTGACGCGGGGCCTGGCGCCCCAGGATCTGGCCGGCGTTTACCGGCAGCGCTTCCAGTGGTGTCTGGACACCATGCGCCTCTTTTTCTGGGACAACCCCCTGCTGAAACCCGGCCTTACCTTAAGCCAGCGCCTGCATTTCCTGGTGGTCATGGTGAGCTATCTGGTAAGCGGCCTGGTGTTTCCGGTGTTTTATGTCATTCCGCTCCTGGCCTACTGGCAGGGCTACACCATCTTTGAGGGTCGGGAATGGCATTATCTGGCCCTGAGGGGCGCGTATCTGGGGGCCACTTTGCTCATGTTCCGTTACCTCTTTTACCACAAGCAGGCCGCCAAGCAGTTCCGCATGCTCTGTGGCCTCTTTCCGGTCTATGCCGCGGCCATCGGAGCGGCCCTGTTTTATCCGCCGGGGCGCAAGCCCGCATACCGACTCAACAATCACGCCCCCTTTGCAGAGGTGCGCCCCTGGTGGTGCCTGTTGCCGCAGATGCTGGTGGTGGGGCTGCACCTCACCCTGCCCCTTTTGTCTTTGCATTTCGGCTGGGCCCCGGTGAACCTCGTGGTCTTCAACTCCCTGTTTTCCGCCTTTGTCATCTGGACCCTGGGCGATCTGATCCTGGTGGGTCTCAAGCGGCCCCAGTTTGCCCCCACCATGGACCCGAGGCAGGTATATGGCATCTAA
- a CDS encoding tetratricopeptide repeat protein, which produces MASKARWLVALVPLLFLVGVLTLAHRRDPDFWRSPVGLYRSAQEAEKRGELTQALKLAEKSWQRHPAHPDVGTFLGWLYLKSGQPERAAALFQELWPRHPQATAALKGLAQALDQLDRRAEALEHLARHLEAHPEDSDVLLFAAQFTSAREEERELALGYYRRLYRLKPEREVRRQLVNLLTAAHRYREAIALMEEETAAHPEDQEALHQLALLYYWQRDYQAASDVYDQLLMRAKDQAAWREEAAKVADAAGREDAALKHYLWLYGKNQGKKEYALKLARLWSQKGKHTEAVAVLAPLMEDQPDPEVRRWYALELLLTGEPEGALREYRRAWEAGDTHQETIINLARLYARQKQFSKAAGMWDEARRRQLLRGELRWEAALTYSYAHRYGEAVEVLKPVERDNPKYPRLLLFLGQLHFYQKNWGQAAHYFRAYLEKHPEDAEARRLLAEALAFQPEAREEAIAAYGELATRQGDLEARLRRIALLLEEKKWQAAEQELKACPLPQEPRLLMEQARLCLWAGDLEGARARLEEYGKREPRDLNARLLRARVLTFVGRPQEAQELLGTLSTSGSCAEGRAVLMALIEAALARKDWRQAEHLALRLYGSQFPDKVRPPADWREARLWTREESRRDREEASGLAIQEASLKEREEEREEARLGLEERTWVARALCHSTSPEAVDLAVDLCLKNLRRQRYHHATLLILSHLLPKLTRFEDLSRVAARIPGVRVDSPEYVASLAYFVGSAGRHGGKLDYLLHVLKEYRHHKFPDNPGELLGLAALALELEEPKVAADYCRQALRLKPQDARAEQLLSQCQMLARDFGPVLARLEGNPEGQAPLTAARLYFMRGQYEGVKAAVAKIPPDHPDYVPGRLLMAKAQRLERRYEDALKTLEGLAGQAAPEALLMEKAQVLEGMGDRRAGQLYDEVIRRQPGTQEARVAAARRARAHKNWGGAYKAYAEALKHAPQDVELLNELEYVKEQMRPQLASRGFPFARGERRPEEGFRPWQFSRPDREWLGSLPKAGMIPVVHPETLYFDDSNGLYGTIFRASASFWAARRLPVHLAVEFREYNQRSRSQEQGPVDLGLAKVYRQDAKDQSRLRRLEVSVGAGPVHVSDRLRLSGELIWRRYWKRVDRQIRQEGQEFVPFPMPAFFDVTRSATFTDKDSRERLLGSLQLDATLTPQTEVFLRYSRRDIFDQDPHLYPRLFQSVLNLGDARLITSHQVDVGWSHQFRPGLEWRSTVSGAFFSDHNRRFSLYQGLTWQALSQPRMQLSFTPHYYLALYEDEHRAYFSPPYYHALGVSVDFSRHIFRLPTLILQGSFQVVGQHGDWGPAFQGLAALEWEPVHNFFIDPHIFYFREWVDNYRILTVGLSLRYVF; this is translated from the coding sequence ATGGCATCTAAGGCCCGCTGGCTGGTGGCCCTCGTGCCACTTTTGTTTCTGGTGGGGGTGCTCACCCTGGCCCACCGGCGGGATCCCGATTTCTGGCGCTCGCCGGTGGGGCTGTACCGCTCGGCCCAGGAGGCGGAGAAGCGGGGCGAACTCACCCAGGCCCTGAAGCTGGCGGAAAAATCCTGGCAGCGGCACCCCGCCCATCCCGACGTGGGTACTTTCTTGGGCTGGCTCTATCTCAAGAGCGGGCAGCCGGAGCGGGCCGCGGCCCTGTTTCAGGAGCTGTGGCCAAGGCATCCCCAGGCCACCGCCGCCTTGAAGGGCCTGGCCCAGGCCCTGGACCAGCTGGACCGGCGGGCGGAAGCCCTGGAACATTTGGCCCGTCACCTGGAGGCCCACCCCGAGGATTCGGACGTCCTCCTCTTTGCCGCCCAGTTCACCAGTGCCCGGGAGGAGGAGCGGGAGCTGGCCCTGGGCTATTACCGTCGCCTTTACCGCCTCAAGCCCGAGCGGGAGGTGCGCCGTCAGCTCGTCAACCTCCTCACCGCGGCACATCGCTACCGGGAGGCCATCGCCCTGATGGAGGAGGAGACCGCAGCGCATCCCGAGGACCAGGAGGCGCTGCACCAACTGGCCCTGCTGTATTACTGGCAGCGGGATTACCAGGCGGCGAGCGACGTTTACGACCAGTTGCTTATGCGGGCCAAAGACCAGGCCGCCTGGCGGGAGGAAGCGGCCAAAGTGGCCGATGCCGCCGGCCGGGAGGACGCGGCCCTGAAGCACTACCTGTGGCTCTACGGCAAAAACCAGGGCAAAAAGGAATACGCCCTGAAACTGGCCCGGCTGTGGTCCCAGAAAGGCAAGCACACCGAGGCGGTGGCGGTGCTGGCGCCCCTGATGGAAGACCAGCCGGATCCGGAGGTGCGGCGCTGGTATGCCCTGGAGCTGCTTCTGACCGGCGAGCCGGAGGGGGCCTTGCGGGAATACCGCCGGGCCTGGGAGGCCGGCGATACCCATCAGGAGACCATCATCAACCTGGCCCGCCTCTATGCCCGGCAGAAGCAGTTCAGCAAGGCGGCGGGCATGTGGGATGAAGCCCGACGGCGCCAGCTCCTGAGGGGGGAGCTGCGCTGGGAGGCGGCCCTCACCTACTCCTACGCTCACCGCTACGGCGAGGCGGTGGAGGTCTTGAAGCCGGTGGAGCGGGATAACCCCAAATATCCCCGCCTCCTTCTCTTTTTGGGCCAGCTTCATTTCTACCAGAAGAACTGGGGCCAGGCGGCCCACTATTTCAGGGCCTATCTTGAGAAACACCCTGAGGATGCCGAAGCCCGGCGGCTGCTGGCTGAAGCCCTGGCCTTCCAGCCCGAGGCCCGGGAGGAGGCCATTGCGGCTTATGGCGAACTCGCCACCCGGCAAGGGGACCTGGAGGCGCGGCTGAGGCGCATTGCGCTGCTGTTGGAGGAGAAAAAATGGCAGGCAGCGGAGCAGGAGCTGAAGGCCTGCCCCCTACCCCAGGAGCCCCGGCTGCTGATGGAACAGGCCCGGCTGTGCCTGTGGGCCGGGGACCTGGAAGGCGCCCGGGCCCGCCTGGAGGAGTATGGCAAGCGGGAGCCCCGGGACCTGAACGCCCGGTTGCTCCGGGCCCGGGTCCTCACTTTTGTGGGACGGCCGCAGGAGGCCCAGGAGCTGCTTGGCACCCTGTCGACCTCCGGCAGTTGCGCCGAGGGCCGGGCGGTGCTGATGGCGCTCATCGAGGCGGCCCTGGCCCGGAAGGACTGGCGCCAGGCGGAGCACCTGGCCTTGCGCCTCTATGGCAGCCAATTCCCTGACAAGGTGCGGCCGCCGGCGGATTGGCGGGAGGCCCGCTTATGGACCCGGGAGGAGAGCCGCCGGGACCGGGAGGAGGCGTCCGGATTGGCTATCCAGGAGGCCTCCTTGAAAGAGAGGGAGGAAGAGAGGGAGGAGGCGCGCCTGGGGCTGGAGGAGCGCACCTGGGTGGCCCGGGCCCTGTGTCACAGCACCTCCCCCGAGGCGGTGGACCTGGCGGTGGATTTGTGCCTGAAGAACCTGCGGCGCCAGCGTTATCATCATGCCACCCTCCTCATTCTCTCCCATCTGCTGCCCAAGCTGACGCGCTTTGAAGACCTTTCCCGGGTGGCGGCAAGGATTCCCGGGGTGCGGGTGGACAGCCCGGAATACGTGGCCTCCCTGGCCTATTTTGTGGGGAGCGCCGGCCGCCACGGAGGCAAGCTGGATTACCTCCTGCACGTGCTGAAGGAGTACCGGCATCATAAATTCCCGGACAACCCCGGGGAACTCCTGGGGCTGGCGGCCCTGGCCCTGGAGCTGGAGGAGCCCAAGGTGGCGGCGGACTACTGCCGCCAGGCCCTGCGCCTCAAGCCCCAGGATGCCCGGGCGGAGCAGCTCCTGTCCCAATGCCAGATGCTGGCCCGGGATTTCGGGCCGGTCCTGGCCCGCCTGGAGGGGAATCCGGAGGGCCAGGCCCCTCTCACTGCCGCCCGCTTGTATTTCATGCGGGGGCAATATGAGGGGGTGAAGGCGGCGGTGGCCAAAATTCCCCCGGACCATCCGGATTATGTGCCCGGGCGGCTGCTCATGGCCAAGGCCCAACGCCTGGAGCGCCGCTATGAGGACGCCCTGAAGACCCTGGAGGGCCTGGCCGGCCAGGCGGCGCCGGAAGCCCTCCTCATGGAGAAGGCCCAGGTGCTGGAGGGCATGGGCGACCGCCGGGCGGGCCAGCTCTATGACGAGGTCATCCGCCGGCAGCCCGGCACCCAGGAGGCCCGGGTGGCGGCGGCCCGGCGGGCCCGGGCGCACAAGAACTGGGGTGGGGCTTATAAGGCCTATGCCGAGGCCCTGAAGCACGCCCCCCAGGACGTGGAGCTGTTAAACGAACTGGAGTATGTCAAGGAACAGATGCGGCCGCAGCTGGCCTCCCGGGGTTTCCCCTTCGCCCGGGGGGAGAGGCGCCCCGAAGAAGGCTTCCGGCCCTGGCAGTTCTCCCGGCCGGACCGGGAATGGCTGGGCTCCCTCCCCAAAGCCGGCATGATCCCGGTGGTGCACCCGGAAACACTCTATTTTGACGACAGCAACGGCCTATATGGCACCATTTTCCGGGCCTCCGCCTCCTTTTGGGCCGCTCGCCGCCTGCCGGTGCACCTGGCGGTGGAATTCCGGGAATACAACCAGCGGTCCCGGTCCCAGGAGCAGGGGCCGGTGGACCTGGGTCTGGCCAAGGTTTACCGGCAGGACGCCAAAGACCAGAGCCGGCTCCGGCGCCTGGAGGTCTCCGTGGGGGCCGGGCCGGTGCATGTGAGCGACCGCCTGCGCCTGAGCGGCGAGCTCATCTGGCGGCGCTACTGGAAGCGGGTGGACCGCCAGATCCGTCAGGAGGGGCAGGAATTTGTCCCCTTCCCGATGCCGGCCTTTTTCGATGTCACCCGCTCGGCGACCTTCACTGACAAGGACAGCCGGGAGCGGCTTCTGGGGTCGCTGCAGTTGGACGCCACGCTCACCCCTCAGACGGAGGTTTTCCTGCGGTACAGCCGGCGGGATATCTTCGATCAGGACCCGCATCTCTATCCCCGGCTGTTCCAGAGTGTCCTCAACCTGGGGGATGCCCGGCTCATCACCTCCCATCAGGTGGATGTGGGGTGGTCCCACCAGTTCCGGCCGGGGCTGGAGTGGCGCAGTACCGTGTCCGGGGCCTTCTTCTCCGATCACAACCGGCGCTTCAGCCTCTACCAGGGCCTCACCTGGCAGGCGCTCTCCCAGCCCCGCATGCAGCTCAGCTTCACCCCCCACTACTACCTGGCCCTCTATGAGGACGAGCACCGGGCCTACTTCAGTCCCCCTTATTACCACGCCCTGGGGGTGAGCGTGGATTTCAGCCGCCATATTTTCCGCCTCCCCACCCTGATCCTGCAGGGCTCCTTCCAGGTGGTGGGCCAGCACGGCGACTGGGGCCCGGCCTTTCAGGGGCTGGCGGCCTTGGAGTGGGAGCCGGTGCACAACTTTTTCATCGACCCCCACATCTTCTATTTCCGGGAGTGGGTGGACAATTACCGCATCCTCACGGTGGGACTCTCGTTGCGCTATGTGTTCTGA